Proteins encoded by one window of Paenibacillus sp. DCT19:
- the uxuA gene encoding mannonate dehydratase → MKMVFRWFGEGNDTVSLDHIRQIPGVEGIVWALHDVPAGDEWPMDKILAVKAAADQAGLHLDVVESVNVHEDIKLGLPSRDQYITNYKKTMEKLAQVGVKVICYNFMPIFDWLRTDLHKELEDGSTALFYESSKIADIEPLELVRNITENSALTMPGWEPERLQYLTGLFEAYKDVTEDHMWENARYFLQEIIPTAEQLGIKMAIHPDDPPWPIFGLPKIIINQDNVRKYLELYDSPSNCVTLCSGSLGANLNNDIIGMIHEFKNRIPFAHIRNVRVYDNGDFIETSHRSQDGNVDIAGIVEAYHDIGYEGYARPDHGRHLWGEQCRPGYGLYDRAMGIMYLWGVWDSLQRRAKA, encoded by the coding sequence ATGAAAATGGTTTTTCGCTGGTTTGGCGAAGGCAATGATACGGTATCTCTGGATCACATCCGGCAAATTCCGGGTGTCGAAGGCATTGTGTGGGCACTGCATGATGTTCCAGCAGGTGACGAATGGCCAATGGACAAAATCCTGGCAGTGAAAGCTGCTGCGGATCAGGCTGGATTACATTTAGACGTCGTTGAAAGTGTTAATGTGCATGAAGATATCAAATTAGGTCTACCAAGTCGGGATCAATACATTACCAATTACAAAAAAACGATGGAAAAGCTGGCTCAGGTCGGTGTTAAGGTTATTTGTTATAATTTCATGCCAATCTTTGACTGGTTACGCACGGATCTTCATAAGGAACTGGAGGACGGCTCTACTGCCCTCTTCTATGAAAGTAGCAAGATTGCAGATATTGAACCATTGGAACTCGTTCGTAACATTACCGAAAATTCTGCATTAACGATGCCTGGCTGGGAACCCGAACGATTGCAGTATTTAACAGGGCTATTTGAAGCCTATAAAGATGTAACAGAGGATCACATGTGGGAAAATGCTCGTTATTTCTTGCAGGAGATCATTCCAACTGCTGAACAATTAGGCATCAAAATGGCGATCCACCCGGATGATCCGCCATGGCCAATCTTTGGTTTGCCTAAGATCATTATCAATCAGGATAATGTAAGGAAATATCTTGAACTGTATGATAGCCCAAGTAACTGTGTGACCTTGTGTAGCGGTTCGCTTGGCGCTAATCTTAATAATGATATTATCGGAATGATCCATGAATTCAAGAATCGCATTCCTTTTGCCCATATTCGTAATGTAAGGGTCTACGATAATGGAGACTTCATCGAAACCTCTCACCGCAGTCAAGACGGTAATGTCGATATCGCGGGTATTGTCGAAGCCTATCATGATATTGGGTATGAAGGGTATGCCAGACCAGATCATGGACGTCATTTATGGGGCGAACAATGCAGACCGGGATACGGACTCTATGACCGTGCTATGGGAATTATGTACCTTTGGGGCGTGTGGGATTCTCTACAAAGGAGGGCAAAAGCATGA
- a CDS encoding helix-turn-helix transcriptional regulator, producing MGQKALHIFQNCIPLFQVLSDNHRQSILLMLSEQGKMTVNEITEQSSLSRPAISHHLKLLLEKGLISVEQKGTQRYYSASLQSSVALLKELVAAMEEECI from the coding sequence ATGGGACAAAAAGCGCTACATATTTTTCAAAATTGCATTCCTTTATTTCAGGTACTCAGTGATAACCATCGGCAATCAATCCTGCTCATGCTTAGTGAACAAGGCAAGATGACGGTTAATGAAATTACAGAACAATCCAGCTTGTCACGACCTGCCATTTCCCATCATCTCAAGTTACTGCTTGAAAAAGGTCTGATCTCGGTGGAACAGAAGGGCACCCAACGTTATTACTCTGCATCGCTTCAATCCTCGGTTGCATTGTTGAAGGAACTGGTTGCAGCTATGGAAGAAGAGTGCATATAA